In the Hordeum vulgare subsp. vulgare chromosome 7H, MorexV3_pseudomolecules_assembly, whole genome shotgun sequence genome, one interval contains:
- the LOC123409376 gene encoding uncharacterized protein LOC123409376, which translates to MATLCWSVDVKGGEAVRSRVLDGRRGVVTGVSLVGPLSGRSVVVEAYVKTASGNLALASLSSERPRVKLLRAVLVMESDSFCCRVRRHGDGGDPAGEEAVAVRFEGRFNVNGDVLPPPPLSEGLEDEDEEDGDDDNSESEDEYSVDSEDDDDDSSSEEEESDGEVDGEAASADVGVTLSMLQTLHRRKFVPEGQFVGGSARRFACAGSTLGFMRVAAVESEGGDDRKQILVFYRYTRFRASPDGVKRRGRTTEHQLRFIATGDHAARSLAWAGSSMGLLIYPGCLTKKLEEITKQLQELWSSLASQVSVPPGARRVEVFVDVGILRRADYTTASMGHMCAALESMVADPWPGRFVGMELHLPVPVRCSTKGVDADSPRNADERPAKRRRVDGSGEDCPICLELLEGDDVAAWPGCGGKPHVFHGACLEGVLQNKDICPMCRHKLHIEHKAE; encoded by the coding sequence ATGGCCACCCTTTGCTGGTCAGTGGACGTCAAGGGCGGCGAAGCCGTGAGGTCTCGCGTGCTGGACGGCCGCCGCGGCGTCGTCACCGGCGTCTCCCTCGTTGGCCCGCTGAGCGGCCGGAGCGTCGTCGTGGAAGCCTACGTCAAGACCGCCAGCGGGAACCTCGCGCTCGCATCGCTCTCATCCGAGAGGCCCCGCGTGAAGCTGCTGCGCGCGGTGCTGGTGATGGAAAGCGATTCCTTCTGCTGTCGCGTGAGGCGGCATGGCGATGGAGGCGATCCCGCCGGTGAGGAGGCCGTCGCCGTTCGGTTCGAGGGTCGCTTTAACGTTAACGGTGACGttcttcctccgccgccgctgTCGGAGGGGTTGGAGGACGAAGATGAGGAGGATGGCGATGATGACAACAGCGAGTCCGAGGATGAATACTCGGTGGATtcggaagacgacgacgatgacagcagtagcgaggaggaggagagcgacGGCGAGGTCGACGGAGAAGCGGCCAGCGCCGACGTTGGCGTGACGCTAAGCATGCTACAGACACTGCACCGTAGGAAGTTCGTCCCCGAAGGGCAATTCGTTGGAGGTTCGGCCCGGCGGTTCGCCTGCGCCGGGAGCACGCTCGGCTTCATGCGGGTCGCCGCCGTGGAAAGCGAAGGAGGAGACGACAGGAAGCAGATCTTGGTGTTTTACCGCTATACCCGCTTCAGGGCATCACCGGACGGCGTGAAACGGCGAGGGAGGACGACGGAGCACCAGCTCCGGTTCATCGCCACCGGTGACCACGCGGCGAGATCGCTGGCGTGGGCCGGATCGTCTATGGGCCTGCTGATATACCCCGGTTGCTTGACCAAGAAGCTTGAGGAGATCACCAAGCAGCTCCAGGAGCTATGGTCCAGCTTGGCGTCGCAGGTGAGCGTCCCGCCGGGAGCAAGGCGTGTCGAGGTGTTCGTGGACGTCGGCATCCTCCGGCGGGCGGACTACACGACGGCGAGCATGGGGCACATGTGCGCCGCGCTGGAGAGCATGGTGGCGGACCCGTGGCCCGGGCGCTTCGTCGGCATGGAGTTGCACTTGCCGGTGCCGGTACGGTGCAGCACGAAAGGCGTCGACGCCGATAGCCCCAGAAACGCAGACGAGCGGCCGGCAAAGCGGAGGAGGGTGGACGGCTCCGGGGAGGATTGCCCCATCTGCTTGGAGTTGCTGGAGGGCGACGACGTCGCCGCGTGGCCCGGGTGCGGCGGCAAGCCGCACGTCTTCCATGGCGCGTGCCTGGAAGGCGTCCTCCAGAATAAAGACATCTGCCCTATGTGCAGGCACAAGCTGCACATCGAACACAAGGCGGAGTGA